In one Nostoc sp. KVJ3 genomic region, the following are encoded:
- a CDS encoding pentapeptide repeat-containing protein, whose amino-acid sequence MQSHRLSCLIQAGQNIRGWRFSQESLQSELRGVIAGQPLLVKAWLLLFINVLYVTSGIVSGFFGANVFFNISIQGEGWIELLWMIVVVSLWIITTIRRGIAQGLKLAFISFFIALFITALLANFNLLPTINPDIPPVIDRSIQNLAATTFGMLFATISILTGSFAFALSSTLFPQNKYLLRGWVIFVILFSATIIAVAAYQFHWLENKPEEDSFLVKSISISGGIGIGLGMVIINLFATNFNDKHRNHLYFLRDWAIAVASWGGTSFYNLDLSSVDFTSSQLANSDLRALKLYRTCFKRVTGLDRARLDNRYLDLTNSKVQKLLTNEDCKDTNFSRMNLQGAYLRDVDMRDFTLIGTNLNGADLQGADLRRSILVRAQVTGANLTGANLTGICIEDWSVNSQTCFAGVKCEYIYRQLDDKGEGTDQYPIGRNFEKGEFEALFQKVEEVVELVFKEGINWQALSFAFRKLQLDDDGLGLELKGVEQRGDLWVVKVTYREGIPRQQVEQQLNLIYDDIKTLMAVKEQQFNRLLGIAENQAEALNKRPLGNSFFIVGSTITNLAGSGEINYDEAASKIRSFVANGSNLAQATTVAQSLLDQFQSQSVAISTNQQAELIQQVILNEAQKDPFFKQFIVQQGQEIANLIPESAIATAIQQAYSQLTTAKTESSSREI is encoded by the coding sequence ATGCAGTCTCATCGCTTATCCTGCCTTATTCAAGCCGGACAAAATATTCGAGGTTGGCGTTTCTCTCAAGAATCTTTGCAATCGGAATTACGTGGTGTGATTGCTGGTCAACCACTACTAGTAAAAGCTTGGCTGCTTTTATTTATAAATGTTCTCTATGTAACATCAGGTATTGTATCTGGATTTTTTGGTGCAAATGTATTTTTTAACATAAGTATACAAGGCGAGGGCTGGATAGAACTACTTTGGATGATTGTCGTAGTGAGCCTTTGGATAATTACTACTATACGGAGAGGTATTGCTCAAGGTTTAAAATTAGCATTTATAAGTTTTTTTATAGCTTTATTTATAACAGCATTGTTAGCAAATTTTAATTTATTACCAACTATAAATCCAGATATTCCACCAGTTATCGATCGTAGTATTCAAAACTTAGCCGCCACTACATTTGGAATGCTTTTTGCAACAATTAGTATTTTGACTGGTAGCTTTGCTTTTGCTTTAAGCTCAACTTTATTTCCTCAAAATAAATATTTACTTCGAGGGTGGGTAATTTTCGTTATCCTGTTTTCTGCAACAATTATTGCTGTCGCAGCATATCAGTTTCACTGGTTAGAAAATAAACCAGAAGAGGATAGTTTTTTAGTAAAAAGTATTTCGATAAGTGGTGGTATAGGTATAGGTTTAGGCATGGTAATTATTAACTTATTTGCAACAAATTTTAATGATAAACATCGCAATCATTTATATTTTTTACGAGATTGGGCGATCGCAGTTGCTTCTTGGGGTGGTACATCATTTTATAACTTAGATTTGAGTAGTGTTGATTTTACTAGTTCTCAGTTAGCAAATAGTGACTTAAGAGCGCTAAAATTGTACCGGACTTGTTTCAAGCGAGTTACTGGTTTGGATAGAGCTAGACTGGATAATAGATATTTAGATTTAACTAACTCTAAGGTACAAAAACTGCTCACTAATGAAGATTGTAAAGATACGAACTTTAGCAGAATGAATTTGCAAGGTGCATATTTACGAGATGTAGATATGAGGGATTTTACTTTAATAGGAACTAATTTAAATGGAGCAGATTTACAAGGGGCTGATTTGCGCCGAAGTATTTTGGTACGCGCTCAAGTTACAGGAGCAAATTTGACTGGTGCTAATTTAACAGGAATTTGTATTGAAGATTGGAGCGTTAATTCTCAGACTTGTTTTGCTGGGGTAAAATGTGAATATATCTACCGCCAATTAGATGATAAAGGAGAGGGTACAGATCAGTATCCTATTGGTCGCAACTTTGAAAAAGGAGAGTTTGAAGCTCTCTTTCAAAAAGTAGAAGAGGTAGTTGAGTTAGTTTTTAAAGAAGGCATTAACTGGCAAGCTCTAAGCTTTGCTTTCCGTAAATTACAATTAGATGATGACGGTTTAGGATTAGAATTGAAAGGGGTCGAACAACGCGGCGATCTTTGGGTTGTTAAAGTAACATACAGAGAAGGAATTCCTCGGCAACAGGTTGAACAACAACTCAATCTAATTTACGATGATATTAAAACTTTAATGGCTGTCAAAGAACAGCAATTTAATAGACTTCTCGGCATTGCAGAAAATCAAGCAGAAGCGTTAAATAAAAGACCTTTGGGTAATAGTTTTTTTATTGTTGGTAGCACAATTACAAACCTTGCAGGCTCTGGCGAAATTAATTATGACGAAGCTGCTAGTAAGATTCGCAGTTTTGTAGCTAATGGTAGCAATTTAGCTCAAGCAACGACTGTAGCCCAAAGTTTGTTGGATCAATTTCAGAGTCAAAGTGTTGCTATTTCTACCAATCAACAAGCTGAACTAATTCAGCAGGTGATTCTAAATGAAGCTCAAAAAGACCCATTTTTTAAACAGTTTATTGTACAACAAGGACAGGAAATCGCTAATCTGATACCAGAGAGTGCGATCGCCACAGCTATCCAACAAGCATACTCCCAACTTACAACAGCGAAAACAGAAAGTTCATCAAGAGAAATCTA
- a CDS encoding trypsin-like serine peptidase, whose protein sequence is MTINITPSRSKILYNWFLPTRFFKRRLKVSSIPINSEQEESLESIDPNELVEIINSRFDVNPTSRINAVFGHPDFLPFSFLELGVRRGTAVCRIVRNFSEPFRQEIVNIVTEFEQELKNNNKDILTRQEIEEIFSISEKEQGFADDFFSKIAQASPSSVLQDPERFSKLLPIPLATGFLVGNSYLLTNHHVLPDEHVCHEIIAEFGYDQDGLGRKIPPIAYKLDTNPDTGFFETNENLDYTLVKLQDKPVDPDFSILGRAGDRFGWITLDENPTRIAPPVDEVKIKNLQLDGFKIKIPQGKSMLGEPVNIIQHPKGKRKQVILSSNRVLEIYKQFVRYEADADFSSSGSPVFNQQWQLVALHHAAVADINDSNITFEIKAEEGVRTCEIVKDLKAKIEQYDAEANLGIEQKSNSRAQKIRTFITNFVDTVDKKAENNPTYQATTSI, encoded by the coding sequence ATGACTATTAATATAACTCCGTCTCGAAGCAAAATATTATACAATTGGTTTTTACCTACCAGATTTTTTAAAAGAAGACTCAAGGTAAGTTCTATACCAATTAACAGTGAGCAAGAAGAATCACTTGAGTCTATTGACCCCAATGAGCTAGTAGAAATTATCAACTCGCGTTTTGATGTTAACCCAACATCGCGGATTAATGCGGTTTTTGGTCATCCAGATTTTTTACCATTTTCTTTTTTAGAACTAGGAGTAAGACGAGGCACTGCTGTATGCCGAATAGTTCGGAATTTTTCTGAACCATTCAGACAAGAAATAGTCAATATAGTTACTGAGTTTGAACAGGAACTTAAAAATAATAATAAAGATATTTTAACTAGGCAAGAAATAGAAGAAATATTCTCAATCTCAGAAAAAGAGCAAGGTTTTGCTGACGATTTTTTTTCTAAAATTGCTCAAGCATCTCCGTCATCTGTGCTTCAAGATCCAGAACGTTTTAGTAAACTGCTACCAATTCCACTTGCGACAGGGTTTTTAGTTGGAAACAGTTATTTACTGACTAATCATCATGTACTTCCAGATGAGCATGTATGTCACGAGATTATAGCCGAATTTGGGTACGATCAAGATGGTCTTGGGCGAAAAATTCCGCCAATAGCATATAAACTTGACACGAATCCAGATACAGGTTTTTTTGAAACTAATGAAAACTTGGATTACACCTTAGTGAAGTTGCAAGATAAACCTGTAGATCCAGACTTCTCTATTTTAGGTCGAGCAGGCGATCGCTTTGGCTGGATTACCTTAGATGAAAACCCAACAAGGATTGCACCGCCTGTAGATGAAGTAAAAATAAAAAATCTTCAACTCGACGGTTTCAAGATTAAAATTCCTCAAGGGAAATCTATGCTAGGAGAGCCTGTTAATATTATTCAGCATCCCAAGGGAAAGCGTAAGCAAGTTATTCTTTCTAGTAACCGAGTTCTAGAAATTTACAAACAATTTGTTCGGTATGAAGCTGATGCTGACTTTAGTTCATCAGGTAGTCCAGTTTTTAATCAACAATGGCAATTAGTGGCATTACATCATGCAGCAGTAGCAGATATAAATGACAGTAATATAACCTTTGAAATAAAAGCAGAAGAAGGTGTGAGAACTTGTGAAATAGTCAAGGATTTAAAAGCAAAAATAGAGCAATATGATGCAGAAGCAAATTTAGGTATTGAACAAAAATCAAATTCAAGAGCGCAAAAAATTCGTACTTTCATCACAAATTTTGTTGACACAGTAGATAAAAAAGCTGAGAACAATCCTACATATCAAGCAACAACTTCTATCTAA